The Faecalibacter bovis genome includes the window AACATTAACTGGAGATACTCGTTTTGATCGCGTAAAGCAAATCGTTCATCAAAACAACCAATTGGATTTTATGAAGCAGTTTAAAGGTGATTCTAAATTAATTGTTGTTGGAAGTTCGTGGCCAAAAGATGAAGAATTATTTCTTTCATTAATCAATGAAAAATTAAAAAACGATTGGAAGATTCTTTTTGCGCCTCACAATTTACATGAGAAAGAAATCGAAGCTTTTATTTCTAAATTAAATCTTCCAGTCGTTAAATTTTCGGAATTAGAAAAAACATCAACTGAGCAAATTAAACAAGCCAAAATTTTCATTTTAAATACTATCGGAATTCTTTCTAAAGTTTACGCTTACGCTGATATTACCTATATCGGTGGAGGATTTGGAGCAGGAATTCACAATACATTAGAAGCTGTAACTTTTGGAAATCCTGTGGTTTTCGGACCGAAATACAAAAAATTTCAGGAAGCTGTGGATTTGATAGAAGTTGGTGGTGGTTTTACAATTGCAAATCAACAAGAATTTGATTCGATTTTTAATCAATTAATGAATGATGAATCTTTTAGAAAATCTTCAGGTCAAAAAGCTGGAGATTTTGTTCAGAAATCGCCCAACGCAACGGCGATGATTATGGATTATGTAGATGGAATTGTGAAGTAAAAAATTATAACAATTTATAGGAAGTCAAAATGACTTCCTTTTTTATGCGTCATTGTTTGGCTTTCAAATTTCATAATCTTGTGTAGAATTATTAACTTTCTAAAAATTTATTGAATTGTTACAAGCAGGCGATTTTAAGATTTACAATGCTTCTGCCGGAGCAGGTAAAACGTACACGTTAGTAAAAGAATTTATTTCTTTGTTATTGAAGGATGAAAGTGTTTATCGTTTCGAACACATTTTGGCCATTACTTTCACTAACAAAGCAGCTAATGAAATGAAGGAACGTATTATCGAAACTTTAGAAGAATTAGCTGATACAACTAAAACTTTTGATGATTATATTTTATCTCTTTCCGCAGAATTAAATCTTGAACCAACAATTATTCAAGAACGTGCACGTAAAATCTTGATCGCTATTTTGCACAATTACTCAAAATTTTCAATTTCTACAATTGATAAATTCAACTTGCGTTTGATGAAATCATTTGCTCAAGATTTGGGATTATCGATGAATTTTGATGTAGAAATGAACACGCAAGAAATTATTGAAGAATCTGTTGATTTATTGTATTCAAAAATTGGTGAAGATCAAAAATTGACAGAAACCATGATTTCTATTGCCTTAGATAATATGGACGATAACAAATCGTGGGATATTCGAAAATCACTTTCGTCCGATACTGTCAATATTTCTAATGATCGAAATTTAGAGCATTTAGAGAATCTTCGTAATGTATCATTGGACGATTTCGTTGCATATAGAAAAACAATTTTTGAGGATATTAAAGACATCAAAGATGGTATCGTTTATATTGGTGAAGCCTTTTTAGATTTATTAAATAAAAATGGTTTAACATTAGCAGATTTACCTGGGAAAACTACACAAGGAGTCGGCGCTTTTCTAAATAAATTAATTAAATGGGATAAATATTCTCCATTACCTTCTATTGATGGTGCTAAAAAACACGTTTATGAAGGTAAATATTTAGAAACTAAAAAAATAAATCCTGTTGCTGAACAAATATTTCCTGAAATTAAAACACTATTTGAACAATTCTTAAAACTTAATAACAAATTAATTTTACTATCAAATATTCAGAAAAATATTTCTTCGATTTCGTTAATTAATGAAGTAGAAAAATCTTTAGAATCGATCAAAAAAGAATCAAATGTTTTATTGATTAATGAATTTAATACCAAAATCAGTAAACATTTACGCGATCAACCTGCTAACTTTATTTACGAACGAATTGGTAGTCGTTACAATCATTATTTTATAGATGAGTTTCAGGACACTTCTACTCTACAATGGCAAAATTTTGATCCGCTGATTGAAAATGCTCGTGCTCAATCAGACACAATTATGTTGGTTGGCGACGCGAAACAATCTATTTATCGTTGGCGAGGTGGAAATCCTGCACAAATGATTGGCTTGATTGAAAATAAGGAAGATTTAAACATCAAAGTTCAAGAATTAGATACCAATTGGCGAAGCCATGAAAATATTATTCAGTTCAATAATGAATTGTATACGCACATCGCTCCAAAATTAAATTTACAGGAATATCAAAATCTATATATAAAAGGAAATAAACAAAAACATAATCACAGAAAAGATGGTTATGTTCAAATTCAATTTATTGAAAATTTAGAACGTTCGAAAGATCAATTTAAAGAAGAAAATCTAACGTATGTTTTAGAATATATCAATCAATGTAGAGAAAATGGATTCTTGTTAAGTGATATTGCTATTTTAGTTCGTAGCAATGCGCAAGGAATTTCTATTGCGAAACATTTAACTGAAAATAATATTGTCGTAATTTCCAACGAAGCTTTATTGTTAAAGAATTCATACGAAATTCAGTTGCTTGAATATTTATTTAAAATCGCTGCAAATCCGTTAGACGAACAAAGTAAAATTCGTTTTATTATGGTAGCTTTTGAGTTAGAATTATTCAAATCTGAAGATTTAACTTCTACGATTGAAAAAGCAATCAATAAGAAATTGGACGGATTTATTGATTTAATGAAAGAGTTAACTATCGATTTAACCTTTATCAAAAATGAAAATCTTTCGTTATACGATTTTACAGAAAAAGCGATCCGATCTTTAAATTTAGAAGAAAAATCGCCTGCTTATATTTTAACTTTTTTAGATGTTATTTTAGAATATACTTCTAAAAACGAGTCGGACTTGAATTCATTTTTAGAATATTGGCAAACTGCAAAAGATAAATCATCTGTAAAAACTCCAAAAGGAGTTGATGCGGTACAAATTATGACGATTCATAAATCGAAAGGATTAGAATTTCCGGTCGTGATTATTCCGTTCTTAGATTGGACTCCGAAAAACAATAAAATTTGGATTCCATTAGAAAAAACTGAAGTAAATCCTTTTGAAAATTTTTATTTAGGAATCAATAATGATTTAAAAACAATTCAAGACGATTCAATTAAAAAAGCCATTGAAGATGAAGAAAATCTTGTTCAGATGGACGAAATTAATACATTGTACGTAGCAACAACTCGTGCAAAAGAACAATTATATCTTATTGCTTTAAAACCTAAAGAATCATCAAAATCACATTCGATTGCAAATTATATCCACGATTTTATTACATCGAAAGGGATTACAGAAGATAAAGCTATATTATTTGGAACACCCGAAAGATTAAGCACAATAGATTCGAAACCAAATGATTCTAAAGAAATTAAGATTCATTCTTTGGATTGGAATAATAAATTAACCGTAAATACAAATTCGGAACGAGCACAGAAAAAATTAGAGCTTACTGAATATGCCAATGCGATACATAATGTGTTGGCACAAATAAAAACAAGTGACGATGTTGAAAAGACGATTGCTTTAGAACATCAACGCGGAACAATATCTGCAGAAAATTTAGATAAAATTAAAAAAGGAATCGAAATAATTTTATCCAATTCAGTTTTAGTTCCGTACTTTGCAAAAGGATTAAAAGTGCTAAACGAGCGAGATTTTATTGATCAAAGTGGTGAAATTTTTCGTGCCGATCGTGTGGTAATTGATAATGAAAATAATTGTACAATTATCGATTATAAAACTGGTCAACCAGAAACAACGCATCATTTTCAAATCAATCAATACGCAAGTTTTTTCCAACAATTAGGTTACACAATCAAAGAAAAATTATTAATCTACATTGACGAAGCACATGAAAAAATTAATATTGTTGCAGTTGATTAATGAATGATAACGTTAAATTAAAATTAGCCTCATTACCCGAAACTCCTGGAGTTTATCAATATTATAATAAAAACGGGGATTTACTATACGTCGGAAAAGCTAAAAATCTTAAACGACGCGTAAATTCTTATTTCAATAAAACTCATGATTCTAAACGATTACGAGTTTTAGTAAAAAATATTGATAACATCGAAACTATCAATGTCAACTCAGAATATGATGCACTTTTATTAGAAAATAATCTAATTAAAGAGCATCAACCTCGTTATAACATCTTGTTAAAAGATGACAAAACATATCCTTGGATTTGTATTAAAAAAGAGCGTTTTCCTAGAATTTTCTCCACTCGTAATGTAATCAAAGACGGATCTGAATATTTTGGTCCTTACTCTAGTGTTAAAACAATGAAAATTTTATTGGGGTTAATCAAAGATTTGTATCAAGTGAGAACGTGTACGTTTGATTTATCTGAAAAAAATATTGAAAATAATAAATACAAAGTTTGCTTAGAATATCACATCGGAAATTGTTTAGGTCCTTGCGAAGGTTACCAATCAGAGGAAGATTATGATGAACAAATTAATGCGATACGAAATATTATAAAAGGTGAATTTAGCGAAGCAAAAAGTTATTTGATTGATAAAATGACAAAATATGCTTCGAATTTACAATTCGAAAAAGCTCAAATCATAAAAGATAAATTAGGGATTTTGGCTAAATATCAAGCTAAATCTACTATTGTTTCTCCAACAATTTCTAACGTTGATGTATTCTCTATAACTTCTGATGAAGAATATGCCTACATCAATTTTATGAAAATTTATCAAGGTGCAATCATCCAATCACATACGGAAGAATGGAAGAAAAAATTAGATGAGACAGACGAAGATTTATTGGAAAGAGGAATTATAGATTTTTCTGAACGTTTTAATTTAAACTCTAAAGAAATTTATGTTCCATTTGAATTGAGCATCGAAATTCCATTCAGAAAAATAATTGTTCCTAAGATTGGCGAAAAGAAACACATTCTTGATTTATCAATTAAAAACACTAAAATTTATCGTTTAGAACAATTAAAACAAACAAAAATTGTTGATCCGGATCGTCATACAAATCGTATTATGAGCCAGATGAAAACTGATTTACGATTACCAAAAGAACCACGCCATATCGAAGGTTTTGATAATTCTAATATTCAGGGAACAAATCCAGTTTCGGCTTGTGTTGTTTTTAAAGATGGAAAACCAAGTAAAAAAGATTATCGCATTTTTAATGTTAAAACAGTTGAAGGTCCGAATGATTTTGCGACGATGGAAGAGGTTATTTACAGAAGATATTCTCGTGTTTTAGCAGAAGGTGAAGCATTACCAGATTTAATTTTGATAGATGGTGGAAAAGGTCAATTAAGTTCTGCCTTAAATTCTATCGATCGATTAGGGTTAAGAGGAAAAATATCGATTATCGGGATTGCAAAACGATTAGAAGAAATCTATTATCCTGGCGATCCATATCCTTTATATTTAGATAAAACTTCTGAAACATTAAAAGTATTACAACATGTTCGCGATGAGTCTCATAGATTTGGTATTACGCGTCATCGCAACAGAAGAAGTAACAATGCTTTTAAATCAGAATTAGATGATATACCTGGAATTGGACCCCAAACAATTAAAGAATTATTAACAAATTTTAAGACGGTACAAAAAATAAAATCTGCATCTTTGGAGGAACTAACTAATATTGTCGGTAAATCCCGTGCAGAAAAAATTAAAGCCTACTTTTCAAATGAAAACAATGCCAATATTGGATAGAGATTTAACATCTTTATTGAATAACACAAAATTACAAACTATTCTAGCTATCATCCCTTTAGCTATTTTCATCCTTGCAATGCTAAGTTATCTTGTGATCTTTTTTTCACTTTTCGGAACAATAGATTCGCAATTAGGACACGAAGGAACTTCTAAATCAATGTTAGTTTCTTTATTAGGTAATCTTGTAATTTTTATATTCTTAGTATTCTTAGGATTTTTTGTCGGAGTAATCTCCTTTATTTACTTTGTGGTACATGCTGTAAAAAATCCAAATTTAATGGAAAGTGACGATCGCTTATTATGGATATTAGCAATTATTCTTGGAAACGGTATCGGAGTTTTTGTTTATTGGTTATATCAAATCAAGAAAAAAGATCCACGCCCTATCATTGATTTATACGATGAAGATTTATAAATCTTGCTCAACTTTTCAAAATCATATAACATAGTTTTAAATAAAAAAGAATCCCATCGAAGAACGATGGGATTCTTAATTCATAATTAGTGTTAATTCCTTAATATAGACCATTCAGGAACAGTGTTACACAAATATAGATTTCATTTTTATAAAAACACAACAAAAAGTTAATTAAACACTAAAATTTAACAATTTTTATTGTATTAATAATTTAAAGCTAATACATTGAAATTATATTCAACAAAAAATATATTATATTATTAATAATAAAATATAAAAAAAGCTACTTCAAAATTGAAATAGCCTTTTTTTTATAATAAATTTAGAAAATGTGAATTTTAAACGAAAGGTAATTTAACTACCTCTGCTAAAACATTTTTATCACGAATTTGAATTCTAATATTAGTTCCAACTTTTGCAAAATCTACATGAACATAAGCTAAACCAATTCCTTGTTTTAACATTGGAGATTGTGTTCCAGAAGTTACGATTCCTAAAGTGTTTTCATAGTCATCAACAACTTTGTAATCGTGACGAGGAATTCCACGTTCAATCATCTTGAAACCAACTAATTTCTTCTCAACACCTGCTTCTTTTTGTGCCTTAATAATGTCAGAAGAAATAAATCCTGTATCTAATTTAGTAACCCAACCTAAACCGGCTTCTAATGGAGTCGTTTCGTCGTTGATATCATTACCATATAAACAGTAACCTTTTTCTAAACGTAAAGTATCACGAGCTGCTAAACCACATGGCTCAATATCGAAAGGTTTACCCGCTTCCATAACTTTATCCCACATTTCGTTTGCTTGTTCGTTAGCAAAGTAAATTTCAAAACCTCCAGAACCTGTATATCCAGTTGCAGAAATAATTACATTTTCAATACCCGCAAAAGTTCCGATTGCGAAATGATAAAAAGGAATTTCAGCTAAATTAATATCCGTTAAAGATTGCATTGCTTCAATAGCCTTTGGTCCTTGGATAGCTAACAAAGACATTTCGTCTGATTTGTTCGTTAATTCAACACCAAAAGTGTTGTGCTTGTTCATCCATTCCCAATCTTTATCAATATTCGACGCATTAACAACAGCTAACCATTCGTCATCAGCCATTTTATAGATAATTAAATCATCAACAATACCTCCTTTTTCATTTGGCATTGCATTATATTGCGCTTGTCCTATTGCAACTTTAGTAACATCGTTTGTTAATAAGTATTGTAATAAATCAGTTGATTTTTCACCTTTTAAAAAGAATTGCCCCATGTGAGAAACGTCAAAAACACCAACTTTTTCACGAACTACAAAGTGTTCTTGGTTTACACCTGCGTATTGAACTGGCATTTCATATCCAGCAAAAGGAACCATTTTTGCACCTAAATCTTTGTGCTTTTGGTTTAATGCAGTTACTTTCATTTTATGTTTGCTTGTTTAATTATTTCTTCCAAAAATAAGGAATTTTATTGGCAAAGAAAACAAACTTACAAATCCATCTATCTAATTTTATGAACTATTTTTAGTTTTCCTGAAGTTGCTTTATAAGGTTCGAAACTAAATCTTGAGGTTCCTGTATGAAACTCATTTTTAAACTTTATGCTTATTTGGCCGGATAACTTTTCTACTTTACAAGTTTCACAAGGTTTTACTAATATCGTATCATTCACTTCACCTTTTAAACGAACAATTTGAAATGAATATTCTTTATTCTTCTTTGCAGGAATAGAGTTAGTAACGATAGCATCAAAATCGTTGATAAAAAACACATCACGACCTTGATTACTTCCTACAACAATTGCAATTCCTAATCCAATTAATAATACTATTATTGTAGCTGTTAAACCTTTTTTGAAATCCATAAACTATACCTTTGTAATAGAGTTTAAAAATACAAATAATTACGTATGAAAAAAATAAATAATCTTTTTCCTATCCTAATATTGTCTTTATTGTTTTTCAGTATAAATAGTTGTAATAAAAATATATCATTAAGAAAGGCAGATACTCATGATACAATTGGTAATTCCCTTCTTTCTATTCATGATTTAGATAATGGAGATTTAATTTTAGTAAGTGCACAAACTAAAGATTTATCTGGTGCAATTAATCGAGTAACTCAAGTTTCTGAAAAACGCAATTATGATCATGTAGGTTTAATTGAAAAAACAAAAGATTCTATTTTCGTGTTGCATGCCTCACCTTCAGGTGGTTCCCAACGAGAAGAAATCAATCATTTTTATCAAACCCAAACAAAAAAGAATAACAATATTGTAATTTATCGGTTAAAACCCGAATTTCAACATACTATTCCTGATGCCATTTTAACTGCAAAATCATTAGTAGGAAAAGCTTATAATTGGAATTATATTTTAAATGATGATACGTTTTATTGTTCAGATTTTATCGAAAGAGCTTTTAGAAAAGATTATGTTTTTAAATTAATTCCCATGAATTTTAAAAATCCAGAAACTGGAAAATTTGACGATTATTGGATTGATTTTTATGCTAAAAAGAATCTAAAAATCCCACAAGATGAACCTGGTACTAATCCAAATCAAATAGCCGAATCTGAAAAACTTGAAGAAATAGGTCCTTTATTGATTTACCCGAAATAGAAAACGTATCTTTGAACTATGAAACAAAATTTATTTTTAACTGGAGTTTTCTTCATCGTATTATTCGGGATGAAATATCTTTTTGATAAAAGTGACATGACGTCAATGTTGATTTATTCAGTCATCGGAGCTGCTGTATTTTTCGTTTACAGAACTTTCATCAGAACATGGTTTATCAATAGAAATAAAAAAGACCAAGATTAATTTTCTTGGTCTTTTTTTATAGCTTCTAAGGCATCTTCTATATGTAAATCTGCTCTGTTAGATGCGATATGTTTAATTAATTTTCCTTCTTTATTAAATACAAACGTTTCTCTTGGTGTTATTAAACCAAATGTCTTTTTAATACCTAATCGTTTTGTTAAAATCCCTTTTTTATCAGAAAGTAACGGATAATTTAAATCGTGCTTCTTCGAAAATTTTTCATGTGAAGAAGTCGATTGACCATTGATACCAACAATGATAGCATCTAATTGGTCAAATTCTTTTTTAATATCTCTAAAACTGCATGCTTCCTTGGTACAACCTGGCGTAAAATCCATTGGATAAAAAAACAATACAAAATATTTTTTATATAGATATTCGTCTGAATTGAACCAATTTCCTTTGCTATCCTCCAAAGAAAACGATGGGATGTGATCTCCTATTTGCATATTATTCTCCTTCGTATTCTACGTAATTTCTAGGTGTTTCGTAAAGAGTTACTTTTAAATCTAGTTTATCATCCAATTTAGCACGAATTCTATTCCATATTAAAACAACAATATTTTCTGCTGTTGGATTTATAGTTTTAAAATACTCAATATCTAAATTCAAATTTTTATGATCTAAATATTCTTCAACTTCATCCTCAATAATTTTTCTTAACACATCAAGATTCATTACAAAACCACTTTCAGGATCAATATCTCCTTTTACACTAACAATTAATTCGTAATTATGTCCGTGATAATTCGGATTTGAACATTTTCCGAAAACTTCTCTATTTTTTTCTTCAGTCCAATTAGGGTTATTCAGACGATGTGCAGCGTTAAAATGTGCTTTACGATTAATTGTTACTTTCATTTGTAAATAAATTTATGCTTCGATATGAGAAATATATTGGTCAAAAATAATCTTGAACCAAGCGGTATAGTTTTGAGAATTCTTTTGTATATCTTTTTTTAAATCATCCATTTCTACCCAACGATACGCCATTACTTCACTTGGATTTAATTCTGGCTCTCCGTCGTAAGTACCAATAAATACATGATCTAATTCGTGCTCTGTTAAACCATTATCTAAACTTGCCTTATAAATAAAATGAAATTTGTACGATAAATCGCAATCAAATCCCATTTCTTCCATCAATCTACGATGTGCTGCATTTTTGTAAGACTCGTTCTCACGTGGATGGCTGCAACATGTATTGGTCCATAAAGTTGGCGAATGATATTTGGTTGCGGCGCGCTGTTGTAACATTAATTCACCTTTAGAATTAAATATAAAAACCGAAAAAGCACGATGCAACAAACCAGCAACATGCGCTTGTTGTTTTTCCATCAAACCTAATTCATTATCCTCTCGGTCTACCAATACTACATATTCTTCCATAAGACAAAAATACTTTATTAAAGATGATTAAAAAACAAGTTCGATTTGTTTGTGCAAAAATTCTAGTCTTTCGTTGTCGATTTCTACAATTAATGTACCTCTATTTGTAGCTTCTCTTATAATCCCTTTAACTTCTACTCCATTTTTAATAAAAGTTGAAATTACGTCTTTTCTAAATAATTTATTATTGTAATAAGAACTTATTTCGTCAAAATTTTTGTCTTCAATCAAGTAATATTCATTTTTAAAAGTCAAAACAATATGTTCCAAAATAGTCATAATGTCATACACTTTGTCAGTTTCATTCGCCAAAGACGTTGCTTTAGGCAAATGATTAAAATCAGTTTGATTCAAATTCACACCAATTCCGATCACCGAATTCATCCCATCTTTAGACTTTGAGTTCTCCACCAAAACGCCACATATTTTTTTTCCATTAAGAATTATATCATTAGGCCATTTTATTTCAAACCCTTTACTGAATTGGCTTAGCGATTTGTAGATAGAATTAGCAATCCATTGATTTAGATAGATCAATTCCATGTATTCTAAATCACTTTTTATCAATAAACTAAAGGTTAAATTTTTATTTTCTTCCTCTATCCATTTATTTCCTGCATAACCTCTACCTTCCGTTTGATTGTAGGTGTGTATGACAGTCCAAGAGTTGGCATCTTTTTTGGATAAATCAGATAAATAATCATTCGTATTGGGAAGTGTATCGAACGTGATAATTTTCATTTTACTCGACTTGATTAAATAAGTGGTTAAAGTTATTTTAAAATCTTTAATATATCCCTAAGATTAATTAAATTTGCCGTTTACATAAATATAAGATGATAGATACACAATATACAAAAGACTTATTGGATAGCATTGTTGATGGAATTACAAATGTTAAGGGAGAAGAAATTACAATTTTAGATTTAAGAGAAATCGAAAATGCATTTACTCAATATTTCGTAATTTGTAATGGAAAGTCAAATACACAAGTTAGTGCAATTGCAGCTTCAATTGAAAGAACTGTAAAAACAGAAATGCACGAAAGACCTTACAGCATTGAAGGTACACAAAACAAGCACTGGATTTTAATGGACTACACAAATGTAATTGTTCATATCTTCCAAGAAGAATACAGAGAATACTACGACATCGAAAGTTTATGGGGTGACGCAGTAGAGACTCGTATCGAAATGAACTATTAATCAATTTAAAACGAAACCAAAAAGAAATTGAAAAAAAATAATTTTAAACCTAAAGGTTTTAATCCAACATGGATGTATGCCATCATTGGATTACTACTAATTGGCTTCTTTTTCCTTGTCCCAAGTATTGGTGGACAAACAAAAAATTTAGACCGTGGTACGTTTAATTCTTACATACAAAAAGGATACATTGATCAGGTTGACTTAGATTTAGAAAATAATAAAGTAGCAGTTTATTTAACAGACGCTGCTTTAAATACTGAAGAATTTAAGCAATTTAAAAATCAAGAACCATCTTTTCCTTCTTTAGGAACAAGTGTTAGTCCTAATTTCTCTTTTACAGTTGCCGATGCTGGTAACTTTGAAAAAGAATTTAACGAAATTGTTGCTAAAAGCCCTAACAAAAACGTAAAGTTAATTACCAAAACTCCTGATGCTTTCAGTAAAATGTTTATTCAAATCTTAATTTGGATTGCATTTATTGGATTAGTTTACTTCTTCTTATTCCGTAAGATGGGTGGATCTGCTGGCGGAGGACAAGGTGGAATTTTCAACGTTGGTAAATCAAAAGCTAAATTATTTGAAGGTGATGATCACATCAAAACAACTTTTAAAGATGTTGCTGGATTAGAAGGTGCTAAAGAAGAAATTGAAGAAATTGTTGAATTCTTACGTAACCCAGATAAATTCACAAAATTAGGTGGTAAAATACCTAAAGGTGCTTTATTAGTAGGACCTCCAGGTACAGGTAAAACATTATTAGCAAAAGCAGTAGCTGGTGAAGCAAAAGTTCCTTTCTTTTCTTTATCTGGTTCAGATTTCGTTGAAATGTTTGTAGGTGTAGGTGCTTCTCGTGTTCGTGATTTATTCAAAAACGCAAAAGAAAAATCTCCTTCAATTATCTTTATTGATGAGATTGACGCAATTGGACGAGCTCGTGGAAAATCAAATTTTTCAGGATCTAATGATGAGCGTGAAAATACATTAAATCAATTATTGACAGAAATGGATGGTTTCGGTACAGAAGCAAATGTTATTGTACTTGCCGCAACTAACCGTGCAGATATTTTAGATAAAGCATTAACACGTCCTGGTCGTTTTGACCGTACCGTTCACGTTGATTTACCAGAATTAAATGAGCGTAAAGAAATTTTTAAAGTTCACTTACGTCCTTTAAAATTAGGTGAAGATGTTGATGTTGATTTCTTAGCTAAACAA containing:
- the ftsH gene encoding ATP-dependent zinc metalloprotease FtsH; this encodes MKKNNFKPKGFNPTWMYAIIGLLLIGFFFLVPSIGGQTKNLDRGTFNSYIQKGYIDQVDLDLENNKVAVYLTDAALNTEEFKQFKNQEPSFPSLGTSVSPNFSFTVADAGNFEKEFNEIVAKSPNKNVKLITKTPDAFSKMFIQILIWIAFIGLVYFFLFRKMGGSAGGGQGGIFNVGKSKAKLFEGDDHIKTTFKDVAGLEGAKEEIEEIVEFLRNPDKFTKLGGKIPKGALLVGPPGTGKTLLAKAVAGEAKVPFFSLSGSDFVEMFVGVGASRVRDLFKNAKEKSPSIIFIDEIDAIGRARGKSNFSGSNDERENTLNQLLTEMDGFGTEANVIVLAATNRADILDKALTRPGRFDRTVHVDLPELNERKEIFKVHLRPLKLGEDVDVDFLAKQTPGFSGADIFNVCNESALVAARKNKEVVEKQDFLDAVDRIIGGLEKKSKVIKPQEKKRIAYHEAGHAAIGWLTEHAAPLVKVTIVPRGRSLGAAWYLPEERQITTTEQMLDEMCTTMGGRAAEEVVFGNISTGALSDLEKVTKQANAMITIYGLNKEIGNVSYYDSSGQNEYGFSKPYSEVTAQVIDREIKAMIEEQYERAKDILRANRDKVDLLAQKLIDKEVIFKEDLEEIFGPRPHEVQTTEEILPEVKEPITETEIVNE
- a CDS encoding biotin--[acetyl-CoA-carboxylase] ligase, with protein sequence MKIITFDTLPNTNDYLSDLSKKDANSWTVIHTYNQTEGRGYAGNKWIEEENKNLTFSLLIKSDLEYMELIYLNQWIANSIYKSLSQFSKGFEIKWPNDIILNGKKICGVLVENSKSKDGMNSVIGIGVNLNQTDFNHLPKATSLANETDKVYDIMTILEHIVLTFKNEYYLIEDKNFDEISSYYNNKLFRKDVISTFIKNGVEVKGIIREATNRGTLIVEIDNERLEFLHKQIELVF
- the idi gene encoding isopentenyl-diphosphate Delta-isomerase, which codes for MEEYVVLVDREDNELGLMEKQQAHVAGLLHRAFSVFIFNSKGELMLQQRAATKYHSPTLWTNTCCSHPRENESYKNAAHRRLMEEMGFDCDLSYKFHFIYKASLDNGLTEHELDHVFIGTYDGEPELNPSEVMAYRWVEMDDLKKDIQKNSQNYTAWFKIIFDQYISHIEA
- a CDS encoding 6-pyruvoyl trahydropterin synthase family protein; this translates as MKVTINRKAHFNAAHRLNNPNWTEEKNREVFGKCSNPNYHGHNYELIVSVKGDIDPESGFVMNLDVLRKIIEDEVEEYLDHKNLNLDIEYFKTINPTAENIVVLIWNRIRAKLDDKLDLKVTLYETPRNYVEYEGE
- the rsfS gene encoding ribosome silencing factor produces the protein MIDTQYTKDLLDSIVDGITNVKGEEITILDLREIENAFTQYFVICNGKSNTQVSAIAASIERTVKTEMHERPYSIEGTQNKHWILMDYTNVIVHIFQEEYREYYDIESLWGDAVETRIEMNY